The proteins below are encoded in one region of Triticum aestivum cultivar Chinese Spring chromosome 1B, IWGSC CS RefSeq v2.1, whole genome shotgun sequence:
- the LOC123083892 gene encoding acetylserotonin O-methyltransferase 1-like, with the protein MEPAVRAEDEAMSTEELLQAQTDLYHHSLAYIKSMALGAATELGVADAIHGRGGAITLSHLAAATGVHPTKVQHFGRLMRALTVTGVFTSEEKEGGGGALYKLTRISRLLVGVGKRRLSPMVRMLVSEVSFTTPMSICEWITTDTPARAMFEAHFGSTQNGLWEKEDAYGAPFYSAMSADSRVVMEVLLRECSSVFEAVAGSLVDVGGGSGGVVAAAIATAFPHIKCSVLDLPNVVAAADDTSNVQFVSGDMFDYIPPADAVLLKWILHDWEDQDCVKILRKCREAITTRGAGGKVIIIDFVVGAGSSKETETQVLFDLYMMMENGAERDEHEWSKIFFEAGFSDYKIMPVLGARSLIQVFP; encoded by the exons ATGGAGCCTGCGGTGAGAGCTGAAGACGAGGCGATGAGCACGGAGGAGCTGCTCCAAGCCCAGACGGATCTCTACCACCACTCCCTAGCCTACATCAAGTCTATGGCGCTTGGTGCCGCCACAGAACTCGGCGTCGCCGACGCCATCCACGGCCGTGGCGGTGCCATCACCTTGTCTCACCTTGCGGCCGCGACCGGCGTCCACCCGACGAAAGTCCAACACTTCGGGCGGCTGATGCGCGCGCTTACCGTCACTGGTGTCTTCACCTCGGAGGAAAAAGAAGGCGGTGGTGGTGCCCTGTACAAGCTCACTCGGATTTCACGCCTCCTTGTCGGAGTCGGCAAGCGTCGGCTCTCCCCGATGGTGCGTATGCTTGTCAGCGAGGTCAGTTTCACCACTCCCATGAGCATCTGCGAGTGGATCACCACTGATACGCCGGCCAGGGCCATGTTCGAGGCCCATTTTGGCTCTACGCAAAATGGGTTGTGGGAGAAGGAGGACGCGTATGGTGCCCCCTTCTACTCAGCAATGTCTGCGGACAGCCGTGTCGTCATGGAGGTTCTGCTGAGAGAGTGCAGCAGCGTCTTTGAGGCCGTCGCCGGCTCACTTgtcgatgtcggcggcggcagcggtggagtCGTGGCTGCCGCCATCGCCACAGCGTTCCCTCACATCAAGTGCTCCGTGCTGGACCTCCCCAACGTGGTAGCAGCGGCCGACGACACCAGCAACGTGCAGTTCGTCTCCGGCGATATGTTTGACTACATTCCACCAGCGGATGCCGTTCTACTCAAG TGGATTCTGCATGACTGGGAAGACCAAGACTGCGTCAAGATACTGCGCAAGTGCAGAGAGGCCATCACCACAAGAGGTGCTGGGGGGAAGGTGATTATAATCGATTTCGTCGTCGGTGCTGGTTCTTCCAAGGAGACGGAGACACAGGTTCTGTTTGATCTTTACATGATGATGGAGAATGGGGCTGAGCGGGACGAGCACGAGTGGAGCAAGATTTTCTTTGAAGCTGGATTTAGCGACTACAAGATCATGCCAGTCTTAGGCGCTCGTTCACTCATTCAAGTATTCCCATGA